From Rutidosis leptorrhynchoides isolate AG116_Rl617_1_P2 chromosome 3, CSIRO_AGI_Rlap_v1, whole genome shotgun sequence, a single genomic window includes:
- the LOC139896294 gene encoding peptide deformylase 1B, chloroplastic/mitochondrial, which yields MACTNWLHSSALSHTILPTTSHRHDFTNFRLVTLSDSRQFFSSNYQHTPPATIVQAQSKRGFIQKNDDVSASPADLQFEAPLKIVLYPDPILRAKNKRVDTFDENLKRLVDEMFDLMYKTDGIGLSAPQVGINVKLMVFNPVGERGEGEELVLINPKVTRYSKKLAPFTEGCLSFPGINADVVRPEAVKVDAQDITGEKFSVSLTHLPARVFQHEFDHLEGILFFDRMTAEVVDSIRTELQALEQKYEDRTGLQRPESVETRKRWKAATGFGRS from the exons ATGGCCTGTACCAATTGGCTACACTCATCAGCACTCTCACATACTATTCTTCCCACTACTAGCCACCGGCACGATTTCACAAATTTCCGGCTAGTCACTTTGTCCGACAGCCGTCAGTTTTTCTCTTCAAATTACCAACATACACCACCAGCCACAATCGTTCAAGCACAATCCAAACGAGGTTTCATTCAGAAAAACGACGACGTATCAGCTTCAC CGGCTGATTTGCAATTTGAAGCTCCTTTGAAAATTGTGTTGTATCCCGATCCTATACTCAGGGCGAAAAACAAACGTGTAGATACATTTGATGAGAATTTGAAGAGATTAGTAGACGAAATGTTTGATTTAATGTACAA GACTGATGGCATCGGACTCTCAGCACCGCAAGTTGGAATTAATGTTAAACTTATGGTGTTTAATCCAGTTGGTGAACGAGGTGAAGGAGAGGAACTTGTTTTAATAAATCCAAAAGTCACCAGATATTCTAAAAAGTTGGCTCCATTTACTGAAGGTTGCCTATCCTTCCCAGGAATCAACGCTGATGTTGTG AGGCCAGAAGCTGTTAAAGTTGATGCACAAGACATCACTGGAGAAAAGTTTTCAGTTAGCTTGACGCACCTTCCTGCACGTGTTTTCCAACACGAGTTTGATCATTTGGAG GGGATTCTCTTCTTTGACAGAATGACTGCAGAAGTTGTCGATAGTATCCGTACAGAACTACAG GCGTTGGAACAGAAATATGAGGATAGGACAGGACTTCAGAGGCCTGAAAGTGTAGAAACCCGAAAAAGATGGAAGGCCGCTACTGGATTTGGAAGATCTTGA